GACGCCTTCGCGTAAACGAACAGCAACCTCGTCAGCCACGTCAGCGAAACGCCGCGCGCGAACGTGCCCGCGAGTTGCACGCCCCACTTGAAGGGGTGCTTCACGAATCCGCCCGCGAGAATCAAGCCGTCGGCTTGAAACGCCGGGAGAAGCGGGCGCGGCGGAAAGCCGTCCCCTCGCCCGCGACCGGTGTCTTCCATTGTCCCACTTCCCCCTCCCCTCTCCCTTCGCACGAGCGTCCACGCCACTTGCGAGCCGAACGATTCGCCGAGCAACCAGCCTCGTGTGATGCCGTGCTGCGACAGGCTCTGCTCGATCGCGTCAGCATAGGCCTCGAGGCTCCACGCAAGCGTTCGCGGATACGTGAACTCGACGAATCGCACCCGCCCGCCGAGGGCAAGCCGGAACCCTGGAACGAGCGTCCAGTCCCCGTGCAACCCCGGCAGGTAAATGAGCGCCGGCTTCGACGCATCGCCGTGGATGCGGATTTGGACGGTCTCATCCATGAATGGAACCGACACTTCGAAATCGCCCGCCAGGATCACAGACCCATCGCGCGGGGCCTTTCCGCGAACACGCGTTCATAAATGCGCCGCAGGCTTGCGCGGCAGATGCTCATTGATTTCATGAATTCCGCGGCGGTCGCGAAGCCGCAGCGCACGGCGACGCGATAGAGCGGCGCGGGATCGCCGGGAAGTTCCGCTTCGCCCTCGTAACTCCAGCGGCGCAGGATGCCCTCGACGCGGCGGAGTTCGCGGTAGTTTTCAAGCAGGGCCTCCGCCTCCGCGCGGGGAAGCGCGGCCTCGTCGCGGGCGCGGGTGAGCGCGCGCAACGTGTTCGGCTCGGCCCAGCCGAGTTCCATCGCGAGCGTCTGCGCGATGAACTCGGCGTCCACCAACCCGCCCGCGCCGGTCTTGAACGCAAGCGCCTCGTGGCCCGCGGGGGTTCGCTCGCGCTCGATGCGCTGCCGCATATGCGCGATCTCGCCCTTCCAGTCCGGCGTGTAGCACGCGAGCCCGCGCCGGCCGCGCACCTCGAAGCCGCGCGAAACGCCGGCAAGGCTGAAGTCACTCAGCGCTGACGCGAGCCGCTCGAACGCGCGACCGGCCCCGGCGTGGCCCGCGATGAACCGCGCGCGACCGAGCGCCTGGATTTCCCACAGCATCGCGCGCGCGCGGTAATAGTCCTCGTGCGCGGCGAGCGTGTTCACGAGCAACCCCTTCTCGCCGTCGGGCCGGAGCCGCGCGTCGAGCGCGAAGGTCGTGCCGTGCTCGGTGGTCGCCGAAAGCAGGTCGATCAACTCGGCGGCGAGTGCTTGCAGCCTCGGCAGGTCGCGCGCCTTGTCGTCGGCGACGAACAAGATGTCCAGGTCCGAGCCGTAGGTGAGTTCCGAGCCGCCGAGTTTGCCGAGGCCGATGATCGCGAGCGGCGCGGACTTGAACCTGTGCCGTCGCGCGACGACTTCGAGCGCGTAGCCGAGGCACGCGTCGGCGAGCGCGGAGAGTTCGGCGAGGTTCACCTCGAAGCCCACGAGCCCGAGGATGTCGCGCAGCCCGAGCCGCATGAATTCGGCCTGGTGATAGCGGCGAATCCAAAGCCGCTGATCGTCGTCACCGCTGCCGTGGCGGAGTTCGTCGAGGATTTCGGCGGCTGACTTCATGCGCCGCAACCGTCCGGTGGTGAGCAGGTCGTCCACGAGATCGGGCGCGCGGATGGCGGACTCGGCGAGGAATTCCGAGCGGTCGAAGAGCAGCAGCAGCAGTTCGAAGAGCGCGGGGCGGTTGGTCCAAGCCTCGTAAAGCATCGCGCGCGAGCCGTAGGCGGTGATGTAGGCGTCGAGGCGCGCGAGGACGCGGTCGGGGTCGCTGAGAATCGCGGAGGGCGGGTGGCGGAGGGCGGATGGGGACGTCGCGGAGTCGTGGCGCTTGCCGTCGCACGTGTCGAACAGCACGGGGATGAGGCGCATCGCGAGTTCGCTCGTGCGCGCGGACACATGCACGTAGCCCGGGCCCTCGACGAATTCGCGCAGCAGCCGCACGGCCTTCGGCGGGTCGCGGAACCGCCGCGCCGCAAGCTGCGCCCCCCACGCTTCCTCGTGCCCTTCGAACCGCGCGGGCAGCGCGGTCGCCGCCGCGGTCGCTTCCGTGCCGAACACTTTCTCGTAGCTCTCGCGCACGGTGCGCGTGTGCCGCCCCAGGCCCGTCTCGAACGCCGCGAGGGTCTCGAACCCCATCAGCCGCGCGATGCGCTCGCGGGCTTTGCGCTCGGTCGGGATCGTGTGCGTCTGCTGGTCGTGCTCCATCTGCAACCGGTGCTCGACATCGCGCAGGAACACGAGCGCGGCCGCAAGCGCGTCGGCCTCGTCGCGCGGGAGGAGCTTGTAGCGCGCGAGCGCGGCCAGCGCGGGCAGCGTCTGCGGAAGCTGAAGAAACGGCAGCCGCCCCGCATGAAGAAGCTGCAGCGATTGCGCGATGAACTCGATCTCGCGGATGCCGCCGCGGCCCAGCTTCACGTTGCGGTCGAGTTCGCCGGACCGGACGACTTCCTGCTCGATGCGGAGCTTCATCGCGGCGACCTCTTCCAGCGAACGCGGGTGGAGCGAGCGCGGGTAGCGGAAGTGCTGGACGGTTTCGAGAAACTCGCCCGCGAGCACGTCGTCGCCCGCGACGCAGCGCGCCTTCATCAGCATCATGCGCTCCCACGTCTGGCCCCATTGCGCGTAGAAATGCCCGTAGCTCTCGACCGAGCGCACGAGCGGGCCGGTGTCGCCCTCGGGCCGGAGCCGCATGTCCACCCGGTAGAGAAAGCCATCGGCGGTCGCGCGCGTGACTTCCGCGATGAACGCCTCGGCGACCCGCTTGAAGAACGCGTGATTCGTCACGCCCCTGCCCGAGAGCTCGCCGCCGCGCGGGGCTTCACGGAACGCGTGGCCCTCGTCTGTGTAGGCGAAGAGCAGGTCCACGTCCGAGCTGAAATTGAGCTCCTGCCCGCCAAGCTTGCCCATGCCGAGCACGCAGAATGGCGTCGGCTGCCACACCGAGTCGGCGTCGAGGTGGAACGGCGAGCCGAGCCGCGCTTCGAACTGTCGCCGGCACACGCGCAAGACGGCGTCGAGACACCCATCGGCCACGTCGGAAAGTTCGCGGGTGATTTGCGGCATGTCGCCAAGACGCGCGAGGTCGCGCGCGCCGATGCGGAGCCACTCCCGCTGCTTGAACCGCCGAAGCTGCGCGAGCGCGCCCTCGAAATCGCGCGCATCGAGCGCGGGGCGGAGAAAGCCCTCGACTTCGCGGCGCAAGCCCTGCGGCTGTCGGGGATGCGCGAGCGAGCCGGGGTCGAGCA
This DNA window, taken from Verrucomicrobiota bacterium, encodes the following:
- the glnE gene encoding bifunctional [glutamate--ammonia ligase]-adenylyl-L-tyrosine phosphorylase/[glutamate--ammonia-ligase] adenylyltransferase — translated: MEIARAAAVCPNPPVQNPAWKTALDACADPQRARDAIERLKSSGASAALRKSSAEQARIVAAVLGGSQSLGDALVANPEWLGSVLDPGSLAHPRQPQGLRREVEGFLRPALDARDFEGALAQLRRFKQREWLRIGARDLARLGDMPQITRELSDVADGCLDAVLRVCRRQFEARLGSPFHLDADSVWQPTPFCVLGMGKLGGQELNFSSDVDLLFAYTDEGHAFREAPRGGELSGRGVTNHAFFKRVAEAFIAEVTRATADGFLYRVDMRLRPEGDTGPLVRSVESYGHFYAQWGQTWERMMLMKARCVAGDDVLAGEFLETVQHFRYPRSLHPRSLEEVAAMKLRIEQEVVRSGELDRNVKLGRGGIREIEFIAQSLQLLHAGRLPFLQLPQTLPALAALARYKLLPRDEADALAAALVFLRDVEHRLQMEHDQQTHTIPTERKARERIARLMGFETLAAFETGLGRHTRTVRESYEKVFGTEATAAATALPARFEGHEEAWGAQLAARRFRDPPKAVRLLREFVEGPGYVHVSARTSELAMRLIPVLFDTCDGKRHDSATSPSALRHPPSAILSDPDRVLARLDAYITAYGSRAMLYEAWTNRPALFELLLLLFDRSEFLAESAIRAPDLVDDLLTTGRLRRMKSAAEILDELRHGSGDDDQRLWIRRYHQAEFMRLGLRDILGLVGFEVNLAELSALADACLGYALEVVARRHRFKSAPLAIIGLGKLGGSELTYGSDLDILFVADDKARDLPRLQALAAELIDLLSATTEHGTTFALDARLRPDGEKGLLVNTLAAHEDYYRARAMLWEIQALGRARFIAGHAGAGRAFERLASALSDFSLAGVSRGFEVRGRRGLACYTPDWKGEIAHMRQRIERERTPAGHEALAFKTGAGGLVDAEFIAQTLAMELGWAEPNTLRALTRARDEAALPRAEAEALLENYRELRRVEGILRRWSYEGEAELPGDPAPLYRVAVRCGFATAAEFMKSMSICRASLRRIYERVFAERPRAMGL
- a CDS encoding alpha/beta hydrolase: MDETVQIRIHGDASKPALIYLPGLHGDWTLVPGFRLALGGRVRFVEFTYPRTLAWSLEAYADAIEQSLSQHGITRGWLLGESFGSQVAWTLVRRERGGGSGTMEDTGRGRGDGFPPRPLLPAFQADGLILAGGFVKHPFKWGVQLAGTFARGVSLTWLTRLLFVYAKASRWRFRNSPEVVAGIEAFVSRRTELDKLAAVHRLRLIAANDPRPIARQTTMPVHHLAGLWDPVVPWPWVRSGLRRECPGWRGGRLVLFADHNVLGTAPRDAAEQVLAWMCAKSSDFPKSRETSEGGENADAVLECRGYSPTAFVEAGAGTS